Proteins co-encoded in one Christiangramia fulva genomic window:
- a CDS encoding VIT1/CCC1 transporter family protein, giving the protein MSEQLDDYLDNHYIQRSNWLRAAVLGANDGILSTASIAVGVAAASDTRSPIVLATLAGLVAGALSMAAGEYVSVSSQTDLEKADIEREKQELEEMPELELQRLALIYEERGLKKSTAMTVAKELTEKDALQAHVRDELGIHEMHQPNPIQAAFSSGAAFTVGGILPFMVTIFFPMQSMGYFLYGFSILFLMLLGGVSAKTGGSGKLKAIIRITLWGTIAMGLTAFIGYLFDVNMPV; this is encoded by the coding sequence ATGTCCGAACAATTGGATGATTATCTCGATAATCATTATATACAACGCAGTAATTGGCTTCGTGCAGCCGTTTTAGGCGCTAATGACGGAATTCTTTCTACAGCCAGTATTGCAGTAGGGGTTGCTGCTGCCAGTGATACCCGATCTCCTATAGTGCTGGCAACACTTGCCGGTCTCGTGGCCGGAGCTTTATCAATGGCCGCTGGCGAATATGTCTCGGTAAGTTCTCAAACCGACCTTGAAAAAGCCGATATCGAACGGGAAAAGCAGGAACTTGAGGAAATGCCTGAACTGGAACTACAGCGACTCGCGCTTATATATGAAGAAAGAGGTTTAAAAAAGAGTACTGCAATGACTGTTGCTAAAGAGTTAACTGAAAAGGATGCTCTGCAGGCGCATGTGAGGGACGAGCTTGGAATTCATGAAATGCATCAGCCCAATCCCATACAGGCAGCTTTTTCTTCAGGTGCGGCTTTTACGGTGGGTGGTATTTTGCCTTTTATGGTCACCATCTTTTTCCCAATGCAATCTATGGGCTATTTTCTTTACGGTTTTTCCATTTTATTTCTAATGCTTTTAGGAGGTGTATCAGCTAAAACAGGAGGATCAGGTAAATTAAAAGCTATTATTCGAATTACCTTGTGGGGAACCATTGCCATGGGGCTGACCGCCTTTATCGGTTATCTTTTTGATGTGAATATGCCGGTATAG
- a CDS encoding glycosyltransferase family 2 protein: protein MTMPWISIIIPFYNRKKLVLETIESILRQTFEQYEVLLIDDHSNEDVTFSIQNQVKNDPRFKILRRKSSVKGAPQCRNEGIKEASGEYLMFLDSDDLMSPTCLEKRMKCARENKDYDFLVFNVALFNSGTRYCDYLFSNLNTLDDLDGFIKYTGGWHTSSTIFNRNFLIENHLNFDNDALSWQDVEFHIRVILKSKNYRKFPLSIPDIFIRLHGENRISDSKWSYEKLFSRIKIYQKIQQLIATETDREYKTEFLKLYFFFLHIAGRKLKKREFLKILNFWYTHYKFKNYRTFILKKYLKILNFFSRIHFPFLGAIIYQIPKIILRNKLKYPQKKVKLNNPINLNNFFY, encoded by the coding sequence ATGACAATGCCTTGGATTTCTATAATTATACCTTTTTACAATAGAAAAAAACTCGTTCTTGAAACTATAGAGTCCATTTTAAGGCAAACTTTTGAGCAGTACGAAGTCCTTTTGATAGACGATCATTCAAATGAGGATGTCACTTTTTCAATCCAAAATCAGGTGAAAAATGACCCAAGATTTAAAATTTTAAGGCGGAAAAGTAGTGTTAAAGGAGCTCCACAATGCAGAAATGAGGGAATTAAAGAAGCTTCAGGTGAATACCTGATGTTTCTTGATTCAGATGACTTAATGTCTCCTACTTGTCTTGAAAAGAGAATGAAGTGTGCCCGGGAAAATAAAGATTATGATTTCCTGGTGTTTAACGTCGCATTATTTAATTCCGGAACCAGGTATTGCGATTACCTCTTTTCTAATCTAAATACTTTAGATGATCTTGATGGATTTATAAAATATACTGGTGGATGGCACACCTCAAGTACAATTTTTAATCGGAATTTTTTAATTGAAAATCATTTAAATTTTGATAACGATGCCTTAAGCTGGCAGGATGTTGAATTTCATATTCGAGTGATATTAAAAAGTAAAAATTACCGTAAATTTCCCTTATCTATACCAGATATTTTTATCAGACTGCACGGTGAGAATCGAATTTCGGATTCAAAATGGTCTTATGAAAAATTATTTTCTCGTATTAAAATTTATCAGAAAATCCAGCAATTAATAGCCACAGAAACGGACCGAGAATACAAAACTGAATTTCTTAAATTATACTTCTTTTTTTTACACATAGCCGGAAGAAAACTTAAAAAAAGAGAGTTTTTAAAAATTTTAAATTTTTGGTATACTCATTATAAATTTAAAAACTACAGAACCTTTATTTTGAAAAAATATTTGAAAATATTAAATTTTTTTTCTAGAATACATTTTCCTTTTTTAGGAGCAATAATTTATCAAATTCCCAAAATTATATTGAGGAACAAATTAAAATATCCACAGAAGAAAGTAAAACTAAACAATCCAATTAACCTAAATAATTTTTTCTATTAA
- a CDS encoding MBOAT family O-acyltransferase, translating into MLFNSFEYALFLPIVFIIYWLIGSNKIKLQNKLLLFGSYLFYGFWDWRFLILIFLSSIVDYFAAQKIYEANSPEKKKFYLYFSLIWNLGVLFAFKYFNFFTESFLDLFNLSEEKHFISAINIVLPVGLSFYTFQTLSYTIDVYRNQLQPTKQLLEFLCFVSFFPQLVAGPIERTSFLLPQFLKKRKFSLQTSKEGLRQILWGLFKKMVVADNLALAVNTIFDKPGDYQSWELVYALVLFYFQIYADFSGYADIALGSAKLFGFKLHINFKLPHFATSIPDFWKRWNITVSQWFRDYVHIPFLQNRKKTLFNRRIALILTFGLIGLWHGAEWTFIIFGLIHAFYMIGYQIYYKNFKVKTGKNKMWMNLKHLFSITISFSLLILSIVFFRAPNTDIAFTFLGRIFSFIPDNDFESIIKLNVLFLFLMLILEFFTRSKEYPFIKMEEKIPAFLRWTIYYVFIFFIIRYGGPKESFIYFQF; encoded by the coding sequence TTGCTGTTTAACTCCTTCGAATACGCACTTTTCCTTCCTATAGTATTCATAATATATTGGTTGATCGGGAGCAATAAAATTAAGCTCCAAAATAAACTTTTACTCTTTGGGAGCTACCTGTTTTATGGTTTCTGGGATTGGAGATTTTTAATCTTAATTTTTTTAAGTTCAATTGTAGATTACTTTGCGGCACAGAAAATATACGAGGCCAATTCCCCCGAAAAGAAAAAATTCTATTTATATTTTAGTCTTATCTGGAACCTGGGAGTCCTCTTTGCTTTTAAATATTTTAATTTTTTCACGGAAAGCTTTTTAGATCTTTTTAATTTATCGGAAGAAAAACATTTCATATCTGCTATTAACATCGTTTTACCGGTTGGATTAAGCTTTTACACCTTTCAAACTTTAAGTTATACCATTGACGTTTATAGAAACCAACTCCAGCCTACAAAACAGTTACTGGAGTTTTTATGCTTTGTAAGCTTTTTTCCGCAATTGGTTGCCGGACCTATTGAAAGGACATCGTTTCTACTTCCACAGTTTTTAAAAAAACGAAAATTTTCACTTCAAACATCTAAAGAAGGACTTCGCCAGATTTTATGGGGCCTTTTTAAAAAAATGGTAGTGGCTGATAATTTAGCTTTGGCTGTTAATACAATTTTTGATAAGCCTGGGGATTATCAAAGCTGGGAATTAGTTTATGCTCTTGTTCTATTTTACTTTCAAATTTATGCAGACTTTTCTGGATACGCCGATATTGCTTTGGGTTCAGCTAAATTATTTGGTTTTAAATTACATATTAATTTTAAACTTCCTCATTTTGCCACAAGTATTCCCGATTTCTGGAAAAGATGGAATATTACAGTTAGCCAATGGTTTCGGGATTACGTGCATATTCCTTTCTTGCAGAATCGAAAAAAAACTCTATTTAACCGCCGAATAGCACTTATTCTTACTTTTGGATTAATCGGGCTATGGCATGGAGCCGAATGGACGTTTATTATATTCGGGTTAATTCATGCTTTTTATATGATTGGATATCAGATTTATTATAAGAACTTCAAAGTAAAGACTGGGAAAAATAAAATGTGGATGAATTTGAAGCATCTTTTTTCAATCACTATTTCCTTTTCACTGTTAATTTTATCGATTGTTTTCTTTCGGGCTCCAAATACAGATATTGCTTTTACCTTTCTAGGAAGAATATTTAGTTTTATCCCGGATAATGACTTTGAAAGTATAATTAAGCTGAATGTTTTATTTTTGTTTTTAATGCTTATTCTAGAATTCTTTACTAGAAGCAAAGAATATCCGTTTATAAAAATGGAGGAAAAAATACCTGCCTTCTTAAGATGGACTATTTACTATGTATTCATTTTCTTTATAATAAGATATGGAGGACCAAAAGAATCATTCATTTATTTCCAATTCTAA
- a CDS encoding HEAT repeat domain-containing protein, with product MNEEILIFLIKIASIILVIFWISIAYSFFYRKKRFKIRHKIELTFAEIVSQYLYNDPNDPLDIRKIQHALEEVGVRPGEKKNIQYLIRLMIRTQRTILGRNYHKLKNLYAQIQPYGASFSKISGIGWYKKAQGIREIYEMDQSQYLDNIFKFRNHRNIYVRREAQIALVVFMGWESLRFLPYLKRKITLWQQIKIVEKLADLYPTPELNWLHKAYKTDKLFGKKLLMRIIRKFQLHEEVDFIIQHLKHPDYEVRETAIYCIQTFAVSDERMNYIKHLYDSVSNPVQQAQLLEYIHGNSEIDLDFYMKNLYEGNDDLKLKIAEILWNNGYKEKVQEFYYQQYPKNGLYV from the coding sequence ATGAATGAAGAAATTTTAATATTTCTAATTAAAATAGCCTCTATAATTCTGGTCATATTCTGGATATCCATTGCGTATAGCTTTTTCTATCGTAAAAAGCGATTTAAAATCCGTCATAAAATTGAGTTGACTTTTGCCGAAATTGTTAGTCAGTATCTTTACAATGATCCTAATGATCCACTGGATATAAGAAAAATTCAGCATGCTCTGGAAGAAGTGGGAGTAAGGCCTGGGGAAAAGAAAAATATCCAATACCTAATTAGACTAATGATAAGAACCCAGCGTACCATTTTAGGAAGGAATTATCATAAGTTAAAGAATTTATATGCTCAAATTCAGCCTTATGGAGCTTCTTTTTCAAAGATTTCAGGAATTGGATGGTATAAAAAAGCGCAGGGAATCAGAGAGATCTATGAAATGGATCAATCTCAATATCTGGATAATATTTTCAAATTCAGAAACCACCGAAATATTTATGTAAGAAGGGAGGCACAAATAGCACTTGTTGTTTTTATGGGTTGGGAATCGCTCCGATTTCTGCCATATCTAAAACGGAAAATAACACTTTGGCAACAAATTAAAATTGTTGAAAAACTCGCCGATCTTTATCCAACTCCAGAACTGAACTGGCTTCATAAGGCATATAAAACGGATAAGCTATTCGGTAAAAAGCTTCTTATGAGAATAATCAGAAAGTTCCAATTACATGAAGAGGTTGATTTTATTATTCAGCATCTCAAACATCCAGATTATGAAGTAAGGGAGACAGCTATTTACTGCATTCAAACTTTTGCGGTTTCTGATGAACGGATGAATTACATCAAACACCTTTATGATTCTGTTTCTAATCCGGTCCAACAAGCTCAATTACTGGAGTATATACACGGAAATTCTGAAATTGACCTAGATTTTTATATGAAGAATCTTTATGAAGGAAACGACGATTTAAAACTGAAAATCGCTGAGATACTATGGAATAACGGCTATAAAGAAAAAGTTCAGGAATTCTATTATCAACAATATCCCAAAAATGGATTATATGTATAG
- a CDS encoding YaiO family outer membrane beta-barrel protein, with protein MAAHRYVILLLFFLGSLNLYSQEISETNTDSIYFKALNLYKNKEYPLSLDYTNKGLELAKDYHDIRILRIRNEWVLQKIDQAEDDILYLMKYAKDYPGVKELAEKQIGFYSDASESLSFINEIEMNYEVGDEIRTLQASLLLKVKQPEKARKIALELFKKPDLNKNLRYQLQNILTRTVSDEIGLSYQYVNFSKGYSRTNPWNTIIGEYLHYFNRTALIGRIHYTDRSFDNGYLYELESYPVFSDKFYAQLTAGFSNGDVYPEFRGSASIFLNFLKVFEAEAGGRLLHFSNQDYFTGIIGLTAYQGKFYLNLRSFIGPERLNKIVQNYQFNLRYYFKDIDNYLFARIGSGISPDEKTIFTQVQENPGLEAYYFNIGLNKSLGIHHLFQLSGGYLNEDIDQNNKGNQFLASLSYRFRF; from the coding sequence ATGGCTGCCCACCGATACGTGATTCTCCTATTGTTCTTTCTGGGAAGTCTGAATCTTTATTCTCAGGAAATTTCTGAAACAAATACTGATAGCATTTATTTCAAAGCTCTGAACTTATATAAAAATAAAGAATATCCGCTTTCCCTGGATTATACTAACAAAGGTCTCGAACTCGCTAAAGACTATCATGATATTAGAATATTAAGGATCAGAAATGAGTGGGTGCTTCAGAAAATAGACCAGGCGGAAGACGATATTCTCTACCTGATGAAATACGCCAAAGATTATCCAGGGGTAAAAGAACTGGCAGAAAAGCAAATAGGTTTTTATAGCGATGCTTCAGAAAGTCTTTCTTTTATTAACGAGATTGAAATGAACTATGAGGTGGGAGATGAAATAAGAACGCTACAGGCTTCCCTTCTATTAAAGGTTAAGCAGCCAGAAAAGGCTAGGAAGATCGCGCTCGAACTATTCAAAAAACCCGATCTCAATAAAAATTTAAGATATCAGCTTCAAAATATTCTTACCCGCACGGTTTCAGATGAAATAGGATTGAGCTATCAATATGTTAATTTCAGCAAAGGCTATAGTCGCACGAATCCCTGGAATACGATAATCGGGGAATACCTCCACTATTTCAACAGAACTGCTTTGATTGGCCGAATTCATTATACAGACAGGTCTTTCGATAACGGATATCTGTACGAGCTGGAGTCTTATCCCGTCTTTAGCGATAAGTTTTATGCCCAGCTAACAGCTGGTTTTTCAAATGGTGATGTATATCCCGAATTCAGAGGAAGTGCTTCTATATTTCTCAATTTTCTGAAGGTTTTTGAAGCAGAAGCAGGGGGAAGATTGTTACATTTCAGCAACCAGGATTATTTTACCGGAATTATAGGATTAACGGCTTACCAGGGAAAATTCTATTTGAATTTAAGAAGTTTTATCGGTCCAGAGCGACTTAACAAGATTGTTCAAAATTACCAGTTCAACCTAAGATATTATTTTAAGGATATCGATAACTATCTCTTTGCCAGAATTGGCAGCGGTATTTCACCTGATGAAAAAACAATTTTCACCCAGGTTCAGGAAAATCCGGGGCTTGAAGCCTACTACTTCAATATCGGATTAAATAAAAGCCTTGGGATCCACCACCTTTTTCAGTTAAGCGGTGGATATTTGAATGAAGATATTGACCAGAACAATAAAGGAAACCAGTTCCTGGCTTCGCTAAGCTATCGTTTCAGGTTTTAA
- a CDS encoding response regulator codes for MKKVLVIQEDIIILKILERLVQLNNFDCKAIQSLDQLTIDDQQTNFQLIITDILFEGIAPLEFVAQVKEIILHKDMIIVTNMGQNKIKREIFAVRGVAGFYAVPLDLDEIEALIQTY; via the coding sequence ATGAAAAAGGTCTTGGTGATCCAGGAAGATATTATAATCCTTAAAATTCTGGAGAGACTGGTTCAGTTAAACAATTTTGATTGTAAAGCTATTCAATCACTGGACCAATTAACAATAGATGATCAGCAAACAAATTTCCAACTTATCATCACTGATATTCTCTTTGAAGGTATTGCTCCTCTTGAATTCGTTGCGCAAGTAAAGGAGATCATTTTGCATAAAGACATGATCATTGTTACCAATATGGGGCAGAATAAAATAAAACGGGAGATCTTCGCAGTACGTGGAGTTGCAGGATTTTATGCTGTACCTTTGGATCTCGATGAAATAGAAGCCTTGATACAGACCTACTAA
- a CDS encoding c-type cytochrome codes for MKKTLLLLSLLSMMACKSDKKDNSEKEEDSYVISDTSEKKQEDSPLAQSIERGKKIYSGLCVTCHLPTGKGIPGTYPPLDGSNWLTEKREAAIRGVKYGLQGEIKVNGETYNNVMTPMGLSDQEVADALNYVMHSWSNEVDNMVTPEEVAKVKEK; via the coding sequence ATGAAAAAAACACTTCTATTACTGAGCCTTCTTTCCATGATGGCCTGCAAATCTGATAAAAAAGATAATTCCGAAAAAGAAGAAGATTCCTATGTAATATCAGACACCTCTGAGAAAAAACAGGAAGATTCTCCCCTGGCACAAAGTATAGAAAGAGGGAAAAAGATTTACTCAGGACTCTGCGTCACCTGTCATCTCCCTACTGGTAAAGGAATTCCCGGGACTTATCCGCCTCTTGATGGCTCTAACTGGTTAACAGAAAAACGGGAAGCTGCTATAAGAGGTGTAAAATATGGCCTCCAGGGAGAAATTAAGGTGAATGGCGAAACCTACAACAATGTGATGACACCAATGGGTTTAAGCGATCAGGAAGTAGCCGATGCACTTAATTATGTCATGCATTCCTGGAGTAACGAGGTTGATAACATGGTGACCCCCGAAGAAGTTGCTAAAGTAAAGGAAAAGTAA
- the udk gene encoding uridine kinase → MLIIGIAGGTGSGKTTVVNQIIEELKNEEVDVISQDSYYNDTSHLSFEDRKKINFDHPKSIDFELMATHLQELRSGRTIQQPVYSFKEHNRTGETIEIQPRKVVIVEGILILTHPEIRDLFDIKIYVHADSDERLIRRLKRDIAERGRDLEEVLWRYQTTLKPMHQQFIEPTKEFADIIIPTNRYNTVAVDIVQTIIKDRLT, encoded by the coding sequence ATGCTTATTATCGGGATTGCCGGTGGTACCGGAAGCGGAAAAACTACCGTGGTAAATCAGATCATTGAAGAATTAAAAAACGAGGAAGTCGATGTAATTTCGCAGGATTCTTATTACAATGACACCTCCCACCTCTCTTTCGAAGACCGAAAAAAGATCAATTTCGACCATCCCAAATCCATCGATTTTGAATTGATGGCTACCCACCTTCAGGAATTAAGAAGCGGCAGGACCATCCAACAACCGGTTTATTCTTTTAAAGAACACAACCGTACCGGCGAAACCATAGAAATTCAGCCTCGAAAAGTAGTGATCGTGGAAGGAATTTTAATTCTTACCCATCCCGAAATCCGCGATCTTTTTGATATAAAGATTTATGTTCATGCCGACAGTGACGAGCGGCTCATTCGCCGACTTAAACGCGATATCGCTGAACGTGGGCGCGATCTCGAAGAGGTTCTTTGGCGCTATCAAACCACTTTAAAACCTATGCACCAGCAATTCATTGAACCTACTAAAGAATTCGCCGATATCATAATTCCTACGAATCGATATAATACCGTGGCTGTTGATATCGTTCAAACAATTATTAAAGATCGCTTAACCTAA
- a CDS encoding FtsB family cell division protein: MKFKDLRKKPWFRFISNKYVLITLIFAGWMFFLDTNSWLIHHELNQEIQELQDNKNYYQTQIAEDKEVINKLHDSTELEKFARQKYYMKRDDEDIYIIEYDTID, translated from the coding sequence ATGAAATTTAAAGACCTGCGAAAAAAGCCCTGGTTCAGGTTTATCAGCAACAAATATGTGCTGATAACCTTGATTTTTGCCGGATGGATGTTTTTCCTGGATACCAATTCCTGGCTTATTCATCATGAATTAAATCAGGAAATTCAGGAATTGCAGGACAATAAAAACTATTATCAAACTCAAATTGCGGAAGATAAAGAGGTGATCAACAAGCTCCATGATTCCACCGAGCTGGAGAAATTTGCCCGCCAGAAGTACTATATGAAGAGGGATGATGAAGATATTTACATCATCGAGTACGACACCATCGACTAA
- a CDS encoding glycosyltransferase family 2 protein, producing MYSSFENFFTSDFILNSVNYFFLIYGATLTSFYCTGVVLANIAIRRNIRKSSFLQVKDIVSATDIPSVTLVAPAFNEGLTIIENVKSLLSIQYPYYKFILVNDGSTDDSLEKLIREFDLEKKDATFITQPITTATVKHIYKSTNHKYTQLTVIDKNNGGRADALNAGINFATTELVICTDADCIIEQDALLKMVRPYLEEDHREIIACGGGIGIANDSVIRNGTLKELRLPESIIPMVQVVEYIRAFLLGRMAWGEINGLMLVSGAFGMYPRKRVIEVGGFDAKTVGEDLELCIRLRKNMERLKLPYRVVYLPETLCWTEGPPDANVLVNQRDRWARGLWETMKIHKGLFLNPKFRFMGILYYPYWLIFEFGAPLVEFLGLICILVYGILGLINWPSAILLFTLVYLIGCIFSTAAVFMYVKNFDHYTKPKQIVELLLAAYLEPFVYHPVLLYGQMKGYYKKLFRIKSGWGVMTRKGFKISES from the coding sequence ATGTATAGTAGTTTTGAGAATTTTTTTACGAGTGATTTCATTTTGAATTCGGTGAATTATTTTTTCCTTATTTATGGTGCGACGCTTACCAGTTTTTATTGTACGGGAGTAGTACTTGCGAATATTGCTATTAGAAGAAATATTCGTAAATCTTCTTTTTTACAGGTAAAAGACATTGTTAGTGCTACCGATATTCCTTCCGTAACCTTGGTCGCCCCAGCCTTTAATGAGGGGCTAACTATTATTGAAAATGTTAAATCCCTTCTTTCTATCCAGTATCCCTACTACAAATTTATTCTGGTAAATGATGGAAGTACTGATGATTCTTTGGAAAAACTAATTAGAGAATTCGATCTCGAGAAAAAGGACGCGACATTTATTACGCAACCTATTACTACAGCCACGGTAAAGCACATTTATAAAAGTACCAACCATAAATATACTCAGTTAACAGTCATTGATAAAAATAATGGAGGGCGCGCGGATGCCTTGAATGCCGGTATAAATTTCGCTACTACTGAATTGGTAATATGTACCGATGCCGACTGTATTATTGAACAAGATGCACTTTTAAAGATGGTAAGGCCTTATTTGGAAGAAGATCACCGGGAAATAATTGCCTGCGGCGGGGGAATAGGTATTGCCAATGATTCGGTTATTAGAAACGGAACACTGAAGGAGCTTAGGCTGCCTGAAAGTATAATTCCTATGGTACAGGTTGTGGAATATATCAGGGCTTTTTTACTCGGAAGAATGGCATGGGGAGAGATTAATGGCTTAATGTTGGTTTCGGGAGCTTTCGGGATGTATCCTCGAAAAAGAGTGATTGAAGTTGGAGGTTTCGATGCAAAAACAGTAGGAGAGGACCTGGAACTTTGCATCAGGCTTCGCAAGAATATGGAGAGATTAAAGCTTCCCTATAGGGTTGTGTATTTGCCTGAAACTCTTTGCTGGACCGAAGGTCCGCCCGATGCTAATGTACTGGTAAATCAGCGTGACCGTTGGGCTCGAGGTCTTTGGGAAACCATGAAAATTCACAAGGGATTATTTCTAAACCCCAAATTTAGATTTATGGGAATTTTATATTATCCCTATTGGTTGATTTTTGAATTTGGAGCACCATTAGTTGAATTTCTAGGGTTAATTTGTATTCTCGTTTATGGAATTTTAGGATTGATCAATTGGCCTTCTGCTATTCTGCTTTTTACGCTGGTTTATTTAATTGGGTGCATTTTTTCTACAGCAGCGGTTTTCATGTACGTGAAAAATTTTGATCATTATACTAAACCTAAACAAATCGTAGAACTGTTACTGGCTGCTTATTTGGAGCCATTTGTTTACCATCCTGTGCTCCTATATGGCCAGATGAAAGGCTATTATAAAAAACTCTTCCGCATTAAATCCGGATGGGGAGTGATGACCAGGAAAGGATTTAAAATTTCGGAATCTTAA
- a CDS encoding glycosyltransferase family 4 protein, with protein MRILFYAHSSTLYGANRSLIELIIGLKTINPQIEIFVVIPNKGPIESKLKKRSIPFQVIKHYNWFYEEPIARKWKKKSTILYKLWFEKNKWQKFLKNKVRLKSHLNFARKFSPDIIYVNSSLCPMGLYVGKKLEKKVIWHHRETVNDNIYGFCLEKENEFITHYNEVDLHLFTSKFLQENYLKNFGKENYRIFYDSVLMENNSNFAIASMNHSIKFGIVGRINKQKGQKEIIELFNSSEIKELGIQLEIFGHGSPNFLKWFEKINSPNINYHGFVNREDIYENFEILISNATFEAFGRTIAEANSCGIPVVVRKSGAFPELVRNNYNGFLFNNSNELKNLIFELSAIKKKEYSILSRNSLEFAKQKFDYLKLAKGIFGAISEVIN; from the coding sequence ATGAGGATCCTTTTTTATGCACATTCATCTACATTATATGGTGCGAACCGTTCCCTCATAGAACTTATTATTGGTTTAAAAACAATCAATCCTCAAATTGAAATTTTTGTTGTTATCCCTAATAAAGGTCCTATTGAAAGTAAGCTAAAGAAGAGGTCTATTCCATTCCAAGTTATAAAACATTATAACTGGTTTTATGAAGAACCAATTGCCAGGAAATGGAAGAAGAAATCAACTATTTTGTATAAACTTTGGTTCGAAAAGAATAAATGGCAAAAGTTTTTAAAAAATAAAGTAAGGTTAAAATCTCATTTGAATTTTGCCAGAAAATTTTCTCCTGATATAATTTATGTAAACTCTTCCTTGTGTCCTATGGGTTTATATGTTGGGAAAAAGCTAGAGAAGAAAGTTATTTGGCATCATCGAGAAACCGTGAATGATAATATTTATGGTTTTTGTTTAGAAAAAGAAAATGAATTCATTACCCACTATAATGAGGTAGATTTACATCTTTTTACTTCAAAATTTTTACAAGAAAATTATCTGAAAAATTTCGGCAAAGAGAATTACCGGATATTCTATGATAGTGTATTAATGGAGAATAATAGCAATTTTGCCATTGCTTCTATGAATCATTCGATAAAATTTGGAATAGTAGGGCGTATAAATAAGCAAAAAGGGCAAAAGGAGATTATAGAATTATTTAATTCCTCAGAAATAAAGGAATTAGGAATTCAGCTGGAAATTTTTGGCCATGGTAGTCCAAACTTTTTGAAATGGTTTGAAAAAATAAATTCTCCTAATATTAATTATCATGGTTTTGTGAATAGGGAGGATATCTATGAAAATTTTGAAATTTTAATTTCTAATGCCACTTTTGAAGCTTTCGGGCGGACTATAGCAGAAGCTAATTCATGTGGAATACCGGTGGTTGTTAGGAAATCTGGGGCTTTTCCGGAATTAGTTCGAAATAATTATAATGGGTTTTTATTTAATAATTCCAATGAATTAAAAAACTTAATTTTTGAATTATCCGCTATTAAGAAAAAAGAGTATTCAATTTTGTCTCGAAACAGCCTTGAATTTGCAAAACAAAAATTTGACTACTTGAAATTGGCAAAAGGAATTTTCGGTGCAATCAGTGAGGTAATCAATTAA
- a CDS encoding glycosyltransferase yields MKHFLCTRFNLKNEDWIHTKKGKSVLTKKWLSSRFYLFEKFCVPSVKNQTNKNFKWVIFFDIDTPTKFKKKINGLLAKDNLFIPLYINGIGELETSLSRFILKEISIKSETIITTRLDNDDAIHKDFISTIQKLASGKSEAVIDLIRGLQIDIQKDPFQVRNHFKYYNPFISIVETGDNFKTVLSRHHYEWSDHANIIAYKSDRLWLEVIHDKNMVNEVKNNYYLTNNFYPDDFGLKGINFQNKITTILNNTFLRLKKLKSRFLKT; encoded by the coding sequence ATGAAGCATTTTCTATGCACACGGTTTAATTTAAAAAACGAAGATTGGATTCATACTAAGAAGGGTAAATCAGTTCTCACGAAAAAATGGCTCTCTAGTCGATTTTATTTATTTGAAAAATTTTGTGTTCCTTCCGTAAAAAATCAAACCAATAAAAATTTCAAATGGGTTATTTTTTTTGATATTGATACACCTACTAAATTCAAGAAAAAGATTAATGGTCTTTTGGCAAAAGATAATTTGTTTATCCCTTTATATATAAATGGAATAGGCGAATTAGAAACGAGTCTTAGCAGGTTTATTCTGAAGGAAATTTCAATAAAATCTGAGACTATAATTACTACACGGCTGGATAATGATGATGCAATACATAAAGATTTTATTAGTACTATTCAGAAGCTTGCATCGGGAAAATCGGAAGCGGTGATAGATCTCATTCGCGGTTTACAAATAGATATCCAAAAAGATCCATTTCAAGTAAGAAATCATTTTAAATATTATAATCCTTTTATCTCCATTGTTGAAACTGGAGACAATTTTAAAACAGTTTTATCCAGGCACCATTATGAATGGTCAGATCACGCTAATATAATAGCATATAAAAGTGATCGACTTTGGCTGGAGGTAATCCATGATAAAAATATGGTGAACGAGGTTAAAAATAATTATTATCTAACCAATAATTTTTATCCAGACGATTTTGGACTTAAAGGGATAAATTTTCAAAATAAAATTACAACAATTCTTAATAATACTTTTCTTAGGCTTAAAAAGTTAAAGAGTAGATTTTTGAAAACTTAA